In one window of Mus pahari chromosome 3, PAHARI_EIJ_v1.1, whole genome shotgun sequence DNA:
- the Patl2 gene encoding protein PAT1 homolog 2 isoform X2 — MKCLEGLHLQQRPSKFSVPLAPKEDLVCAFQLEEEKENEDEFVCSDQAPEVKEKGGDLEDPAIVSAFQNTQVPQQRGLQSSPRVKASGALGMSPASLHFMWQSVFPRASSPAHHFGPQQPSPDPFLFYSPLTPWPPKLSLPSHLTQLHPQHQQILQQQQRWRQRRSPTARSVPAQKPWSPEPDASDAYANLMTRKEKDWVIRVQMVQLQSENPRLDDYYYQKYYQKLERRQADKELLGQKNRAESLKLVTPYIQKSEVYESVVRIEGSLGQVAVSTCFSPRRAIDAVSHGTQEQDTGAASSQRLRVLSQIEKMFLQLLKIEEGQNDGLPQLYHMREQSNQVEKLFQALKTQEQNNQEEAADNLLQVLSVRKGKVLVARLLPFLPPGQAVSLLLYITYHLPLLIQRDMADQGLHMLFKPLGKYISHLTFHQLLHAMQGLILLSPGSSERPVSVVLQNQFGISLLYALLSHGEQLVSLNSSLRSSSDCAAWTELVILIAWEIAQLPAASLAEPLAFPRNLLPLFCHHMDKQLVQQLEARME, encoded by the exons ATGAAATGCCTTGAAG GTCTGCACTTACAGCAGAGGCCAAGCAAATTCTCTGTCCCCTTGGCTCCTAAAGAAGACTTAGTATGTGCCTTCCaactggaggaagagaaggagaatgaaGATGAATTTGTGTGTTCAGATCAGGCTCCAGaagtgaaggagaaagggggtgATCTCGAGGATCCAGCTATAGTGAGCGCCTTCCAAAATACCCAAGTACCACAGCAG AGAGGGCTGCAGAGTTCCCCCAGAGTCAAGGCCTCTGGTGCCTTGGGGATGTCACCAGCCTCCCTGCATTTTATGTGGCAG TCTGTGTTTCCaagagccagttctccagcccaTCATTTTGGACCACAACAGCCTTCACCAGATCCTTTTCTGTTCTACAGCCCACTGACCCCGTGGCCCCCTAAACTCAG CCTTCCCAGCCATCTGACCCAGCTCCACCCTCAGCACCAGCAgatcctgcagcagcagcagaggtggcGTCAGAGGCGAAGTCCAACAGCAAG AAGTGTCCCCGCCCAGAAGCCTTGGTCTCCTGAGCCAGACGCCTCAGATGCCTACGCCAACCTCATGACCCGAAAAGAGAAGGACTGGGTGATACGAGTGCAGATGGTTCAACTGCAGAGTGAGAACCCCCGCCTGGATGATTACTACTACCAG AAGTACTACCAGAAGCtagagaggaggcaggcagacaaaGAGCTGCTTGGACAGAAGAACAGGGCTGAGTCTCTCAAGTTGGTCACGCCTTACATCCAGAAGTCTGAAGTTTATGAGTCAG TGGTACGGATTGAGGGCTCCCTGGGCCAGGTAGCTGTATCAACATGTTTTAGCCCTCGCCGAGCTATTGATGCTGTATCTCATGGAACTCAAGAGCAG GATACAGGAGCTGCGAGCAGCCAGAGGCTTCGGGTATTATCCCAGATTGAGAAG ATGTTCCTTCAGTTACTAAAAATAGAGGAGGGCCAAAATGATGGGCTCCCACAACTCTACCACATGCGGGAACAGAGCAACCAGGTTGAGAAGCTCTTTCAGGCCTTAAAGACCCAGGAGCAGAACAACCAGGA gGAGGCAGCAGATAACCTTCTGCAAGTGCTGTCTGTGAGGAAAGGGAAAGTTTTGGTGGCTCGGTTGCTCCCCTTCCTGCCCCCAGGTCAAGCTGTTAGCCTCCTCCTGTACATCACCTACCATCTGCCCCTCCTGATCCAGAGGGACATGGCTGACCAG GGTCTACACATGCTATTCAAACCTCTGGGGAAATATATCAGTCATCTGACCTTCCATCAGCTCCTCCATGCAATGCAAGGTCTAATATTGCTATCACCTGGCTCCTCAGAGCGGCCAGTCTCTGTGGTACTTCAGAATCAG tttggaaTATCTCTGCTGTATGCCTTGCtgagtcatggagagcagctggtATCCCTGAATTCTTCCCTCCGATCCAGCAGTGACTGTGCAGCCTG GACAGAATTGGTGATTCTGATTgcctgggagatagctcagttgccTGCAGCATCCTTGGCGGAGCCTCTAGCCTTCCCCAGGAATCTGCTTCCCCTGTTCTGCCATCATATGGACAAGCAATTAGTTCAGCAGCTGGAAGCCAGAATGGAGTAA
- the Patl2 gene encoding protein PAT1 homolog 2 isoform X1, whose amino-acid sequence MKCLEGLHLQQRPSKFSVPLAPKEDLVCAFQLEEEKENEDEFVCSDQAPEVKEKGGDLEDPAIVSAFQNTQVPQQRGLQSSPRVKASGALGMSPASLHFMWQSVFPRASSPAHHFGPQQPSPDPFLFYSPLTPWPPKLSLPSHLTQLHPQHQQILQQQQRWRQRRSPTARSVPAQKPWSPEPDASDAYANLMTRKEKDWVIRVQMVQLQSENPRLDDYYYQKYYQKLERRQADKELLGQKNRAESLKLVTPYIQKSEVYESVVRIEGSLGQVAVSTCFSPRRAIDAVSHGTQEQDTGAASSQRLRVLSQIEKMFLQLLKIEEGQNDGLPQLYHMREQSNQVEKLFQALKTQEQNNQEEAADNLLQVLSVRKGKVLVARLLPFLPPGQAVSLLLYITYHLPLLIQRDMADQGLHMLFKPLGKYISHLTFHQLLHAMQGLILLSPGSSERPVSVVLQNQFGISLLYALLSHGEQLVSLNSSLRSSSDCAAWTELVILIAWEIAQLPAASLAEPLAFPRNLLPLFCHHMDKQLVQQLEARMELACIY is encoded by the exons ATGAAATGCCTTGAAG GTCTGCACTTACAGCAGAGGCCAAGCAAATTCTCTGTCCCCTTGGCTCCTAAAGAAGACTTAGTATGTGCCTTCCaactggaggaagagaaggagaatgaaGATGAATTTGTGTGTTCAGATCAGGCTCCAGaagtgaaggagaaagggggtgATCTCGAGGATCCAGCTATAGTGAGCGCCTTCCAAAATACCCAAGTACCACAGCAG AGAGGGCTGCAGAGTTCCCCCAGAGTCAAGGCCTCTGGTGCCTTGGGGATGTCACCAGCCTCCCTGCATTTTATGTGGCAG TCTGTGTTTCCaagagccagttctccagcccaTCATTTTGGACCACAACAGCCTTCACCAGATCCTTTTCTGTTCTACAGCCCACTGACCCCGTGGCCCCCTAAACTCAG CCTTCCCAGCCATCTGACCCAGCTCCACCCTCAGCACCAGCAgatcctgcagcagcagcagaggtggcGTCAGAGGCGAAGTCCAACAGCAAG AAGTGTCCCCGCCCAGAAGCCTTGGTCTCCTGAGCCAGACGCCTCAGATGCCTACGCCAACCTCATGACCCGAAAAGAGAAGGACTGGGTGATACGAGTGCAGATGGTTCAACTGCAGAGTGAGAACCCCCGCCTGGATGATTACTACTACCAG AAGTACTACCAGAAGCtagagaggaggcaggcagacaaaGAGCTGCTTGGACAGAAGAACAGGGCTGAGTCTCTCAAGTTGGTCACGCCTTACATCCAGAAGTCTGAAGTTTATGAGTCAG TGGTACGGATTGAGGGCTCCCTGGGCCAGGTAGCTGTATCAACATGTTTTAGCCCTCGCCGAGCTATTGATGCTGTATCTCATGGAACTCAAGAGCAG GATACAGGAGCTGCGAGCAGCCAGAGGCTTCGGGTATTATCCCAGATTGAGAAG ATGTTCCTTCAGTTACTAAAAATAGAGGAGGGCCAAAATGATGGGCTCCCACAACTCTACCACATGCGGGAACAGAGCAACCAGGTTGAGAAGCTCTTTCAGGCCTTAAAGACCCAGGAGCAGAACAACCAGGA gGAGGCAGCAGATAACCTTCTGCAAGTGCTGTCTGTGAGGAAAGGGAAAGTTTTGGTGGCTCGGTTGCTCCCCTTCCTGCCCCCAGGTCAAGCTGTTAGCCTCCTCCTGTACATCACCTACCATCTGCCCCTCCTGATCCAGAGGGACATGGCTGACCAG GGTCTACACATGCTATTCAAACCTCTGGGGAAATATATCAGTCATCTGACCTTCCATCAGCTCCTCCATGCAATGCAAGGTCTAATATTGCTATCACCTGGCTCCTCAGAGCGGCCAGTCTCTGTGGTACTTCAGAATCAG tttggaaTATCTCTGCTGTATGCCTTGCtgagtcatggagagcagctggtATCCCTGAATTCTTCCCTCCGATCCAGCAGTGACTGTGCAGCCTG GACAGAATTGGTGATTCTGATTgcctgggagatagctcagttgccTGCAGCATCCTTGGCGGAGCCTCTAGCCTTCCCCAGGAATCTGCTTCCCCTGTTCTGCCATCATATGGACAAGCAATTAGTTCAGCAGCTGGAAGCCAGAATGGA GCTTGCCTGTATCTACTGA